The Candidatus Limnocylindrales bacterium genome has a segment encoding these proteins:
- a CDS encoding type Z 30S ribosomal protein S14, with amino-acid sequence MAKKSLIIKSQRKPKFGVRGYTRCLQCGRPRSVYRRFKLCRICVRNLAREGAIPGLVKASW; translated from the coding sequence GTGGCCAAGAAGTCTTTGATCATCAAGTCGCAGCGCAAGCCGAAGTTCGGCGTGCGCGGATACACGCGGTGCCTGCAGTGCGGCCGGCCGCGCAGCGTCTACCGCCGTTTCAAGCTCTGTCGCATCTGCGTGCGCAACCTTGCCCGCGAGGGAGCGATCCCCGGCCTCGTCAAGGCGAGCTGGTAG
- the rplX gene encoding 50S ribosomal protein L24: MAKQNIKKGDTVIVIAGRDRGKTGKVVRLVHEDDKIIIERIAVVKRHRKPRGQEPGGILEKETPIHISNVMLLDPASNKPTRVGRKIIEHGGKRRSVRLARVSGETIDAK; the protein is encoded by the coding sequence ATGGCCAAGCAGAACATCAAGAAGGGCGACACCGTCATCGTCATTGCCGGGCGCGACCGCGGCAAGACCGGCAAGGTCGTGCGCCTGGTGCACGAGGACGACAAGATCATCATCGAGCGCATCGCCGTGGTGAAGCGCCATCGCAAACCTCGCGGGCAGGAGCCCGGCGGCATCCTGGAGAAGGAGACTCCGATCCACATCTCCAACGTCATGCTGCTGGACCCGGCCAGCAACAAGCCCACGCGCGTGGGCCGCAAGATCATCGAACACGGCGGCAAGCGCCGCAGCGTCCGTCTGGCCCGCGTCAGCGGCGAGACCATCGACGCGAAGTAG
- the rplO gene encoding 50S ribosomal protein L15, with amino-acid sequence MQLDSMKPAPGSRQKRKRLGRGPGSGLGKTSGKGHKGQGARSGGAVTPGFEGGQMPLARRLPKFGFKNPNRVQYQVINIGELAQRFEAGAVVNADALREQGLAKRTNPIKILGHGKLDRALTVEADAFSASAREAIEKAGGSVQIAAAEPAEQGQE; translated from the coding sequence ATGCAGCTCGATTCGATGAAGCCCGCACCGGGCTCCCGCCAGAAGCGCAAGCGGCTCGGCCGCGGACCCGGATCCGGCCTGGGAAAGACCTCGGGCAAGGGCCACAAGGGCCAGGGCGCGCGCTCGGGCGGCGCCGTGACGCCGGGATTCGAAGGCGGCCAGATGCCTCTGGCCCGTCGTCTCCCCAAGTTCGGATTCAAGAACCCGAACCGCGTCCAGTACCAGGTCATCAACATCGGGGAGCTGGCGCAGCGCTTCGAAGCGGGCGCCGTCGTCAACGCCGATGCGCTGCGCGAGCAGGGCCTGGCCAAGCGCACGAACCCGATCAAGATCCTCGGCCACGGCAAGCTCGACCGCGCGCTGACCGTGGAGGCCGACGCGTTCTCGGCCTCTGCCCGCGAGGCGATCGAGAAGGCCGGCGGCAGCGTGCAGATCGCGGCGGCCGAGCCGGCCGAGCAGGGACAAGAGTAA
- the rpsH gene encoding 30S ribosomal protein S8, which yields MSMTDPIADLLTRIRNACHGRRDHVVLPWSRVKEGIARVLREEGYVRDFEVAGEGAQRQLTIYIRYSDNGAPVLTGVRRISRPGLRRYSSSKEAPRVRGGLGVSILSTPLGLLADREARRRGVGGEILCEVW from the coding sequence ATGTCGATGACCGATCCCATTGCCGATCTGCTCACGCGCATCCGCAACGCCTGCCACGGCCGGCGCGACCACGTGGTGCTGCCGTGGTCCCGGGTCAAGGAGGGCATCGCGCGGGTGCTGCGCGAGGAGGGCTACGTGCGCGACTTCGAGGTGGCGGGCGAGGGCGCGCAGCGCCAGCTCACCATCTACATCCGCTACTCCGACAACGGCGCCCCGGTGCTGACCGGCGTGCGGCGCATCAGCCGTCCCGGCCTGCGCCGCTACAGCTCGTCCAAGGAAGCGCCGCGCGTTCGCGGCGGCCTGGGCGTGAGCATCCTGAGCACTCCGCTCGGCCTGCTGGCCGATCGCGAGGCGCGCCGCCGCGGTGTCGGCGGAGAAATTCTCTGCGAGGTCTGGTGA
- the rpsE gene encoding 30S ribosomal protein S5 — MARRDQQQGQGTDSEFKERVVHINRVAKVVKGGRRFSFSALVVVGDGAGRVGYGVGKAKEVPEAIRKAVERARKGMVRIPLSSGTIPYAVVGDYGAGQVFLRPASAGTGVIAGGGIRAVVELAGIENVLTKCLGSHNPHNMVKATMAALSQLEDPGAIAGRRGKELKEMIH, encoded by the coding sequence ATGGCGCGACGCGATCAACAGCAGGGACAGGGCACCGACAGCGAGTTCAAGGAGCGCGTGGTTCACATCAACCGCGTGGCCAAGGTCGTCAAGGGCGGCCGGCGCTTCAGCTTCAGCGCGCTCGTCGTGGTCGGTGACGGCGCGGGACGCGTCGGCTACGGCGTGGGCAAGGCCAAGGAAGTGCCGGAGGCCATCCGCAAGGCCGTCGAGCGGGCGCGCAAGGGCATGGTGCGGATACCGCTGTCGTCGGGGACCATCCCGTACGCGGTGGTCGGCGACTACGGCGCGGGTCAGGTGTTCCTGCGGCCGGCCTCGGCCGGTACCGGCGTCATCGCCGGCGGCGGAATCCGTGCGGTGGTCGAGCTGGCCGGCATCGAGAACGTGCTGACCAAGTGCCTGGGCTCGCACAACCCGCACAACATGGTGAAGGCGACCATGGCAGCTCTTTCGCAGCTCGAGGATCCGGGGGCCATCGCCGGACGGCGCGGCAAAGAGCTCAAGGAGATGATTCACTAG
- the rplN gene encoding 50S ribosomal protein L14 codes for MISQETVLDVADNSGARRILCIRVLGGTRRRYARIGDVIVGSVKEAIPGGKVTKGQVVKAVVVRTKRETRRPDGSYIRFDTNSAVILDNQGEPVGTRIFGPVARELRARKFMKIISLAPEVL; via the coding sequence ATGATCAGCCAAGAAACAGTCCTGGACGTGGCCGACAATTCGGGAGCGCGCCGCATCCTTTGCATCCGCGTCCTCGGCGGCACGCGCCGCCGCTATGCGCGCATCGGCGACGTCATCGTGGGCAGCGTCAAGGAAGCCATTCCGGGCGGCAAGGTCACCAAGGGCCAGGTCGTCAAGGCGGTGGTGGTGCGCACCAAGCGAGAGACGCGCCGCCCCGACGGCTCCTACATCCGCTTCGACACCAATTCGGCGGTGATCCTGGACAACCAGGGCGAGCCCGTCGGAACCCGCATCTTCGGACCGGTGGCGCGCGAGCTGCGCGCCCGCAAGTTCATGAAGATCATCTCGCTGGCTCCCGAGGTCCTGTAA
- the rplR gene encoding 50S ribosomal protein L18: protein MSVSELRKTGRDSRRKRVRKKVLGTDKRPRVSVFRSNRYLYVQVISDESGRTLAAASTMAAKQGNKTAAQQLGKDIADRCKQLSINEVVFDRGGYRYHGRVQALADAAREAGLKF, encoded by the coding sequence ATGAGCGTTTCAGAGCTTCGCAAGACCGGGCGCGACAGCCGTCGCAAGCGCGTGCGCAAGAAGGTGCTGGGTACCGACAAGCGCCCGCGCGTGTCGGTGTTCCGCTCCAACCGGTACCTGTACGTGCAGGTCATCTCCGACGAGAGCGGCCGCACGCTCGCCGCGGCCTCCACGATGGCGGCCAAGCAGGGCAACAAGACCGCTGCCCAGCAGCTCGGCAAGGACATCGCCGACCGCTGCAAGCAGCTCTCGATCAACGAAGTGGTCTTCGACCGCGGCGGGTATCGCTACCACGGCCGCGTGCAGGCCCTGGCCGATGCTGCTCGCGAAGCGGGCCTCAAGTTCTAG
- the rplE gene encoding 50S ribosomal protein L5, whose protein sequence is MATEKPTLQKRYENEIRPALQKQFGHTSVMAVPRLTKIVLNVGMGDAVQNPKLIDGAVDELARITGQKPVVTRARKAISNFKLRENMPIGIAVTLRRERMYEFLERLISVSLPRVRDFRGLLPRGFDGQGNYSLGLREQIIFPEIDLDKVDKVHGLSITIVTTATDDAQGRALLTALGMPFRAPAGQQQQQQQG, encoded by the coding sequence ATGGCTACCGAGAAACCGACGCTGCAAAAGCGCTACGAGAACGAGATTCGGCCCGCTTTGCAGAAGCAGTTCGGCCACACCTCCGTCATGGCCGTGCCGCGTCTGACCAAGATCGTGCTCAACGTGGGCATGGGCGACGCGGTCCAGAACCCCAAGCTCATCGACGGCGCCGTCGACGAGCTGGCCAGGATCACCGGTCAGAAGCCGGTCGTCACGCGCGCGCGCAAGGCGATTTCGAACTTCAAGCTGCGCGAGAACATGCCGATCGGCATCGCCGTGACGCTGCGCCGCGAGCGCATGTACGAGTTCCTGGAGCGGCTGATCTCGGTGTCGCTGCCGCGCGTGCGCGATTTCCGCGGCCTGCTCCCGCGCGGCTTCGACGGCCAGGGCAACTACAGCCTCGGCCTGCGCGAGCAGATCATCTTTCCCGAGATCGACCTGGACAAGGTCGACAAGGTTCACGGGCTGAGCATCACCATCGTCACCACGGCAACCGACGACGCGCAGGGCCGCGCACTGCTGACGGCGCTGGGCATGCCGTTCCGTGCGCCGGCCGGGCAGCAGCAGCAGCAACAGCAGGGGTAA
- the rpmD gene encoding 50S ribosomal protein L30: MTASEKMLKITLMGSYRGCTERQRATLRGLGLSRRGRTVVLRATAPVRGMIFKVAHLVKVEG, encoded by the coding sequence GTGACCGCTTCGGAAAAAATGCTGAAGATAACGCTGATGGGCAGCTATCGCGGCTGCACCGAAAGACAGCGTGCCACGCTGCGGGGACTCGGCCTTTCGCGCCGCGGCCGCACCGTGGTCCTGCGTGCGACCGCGCCCGTGCGCGGCATGATCTTCAAGGTCGCGCACCTGGTGAAGGTGGAGGGCTAG
- the rplF gene encoding 50S ribosomal protein L6, translating to MSRLGKVPLVVPKGVTLKVEGDELVAKGPLGELRVKTDPAVPLTIGPDSILVGRNSESRHDRSRQGLIRRMVSNAIAGVSTGFTRTLEITGVGYRADARGTDLHLTLGYSHPIVYQLPPGVKASVEKMTSITVSGANRQLVGEVAAGIRKLRPPEPYKGKGVRYGNETIQRKAGKAGAAGK from the coding sequence GTGTCGAGACTGGGAAAAGTACCTCTGGTCGTGCCCAAGGGCGTGACGCTGAAGGTCGAGGGCGACGAGCTGGTGGCCAAGGGCCCGCTCGGAGAGCTGCGCGTGAAGACCGACCCGGCGGTGCCTCTGACGATCGGCCCCGACAGCATCCTGGTCGGCCGCAACTCCGAGAGCCGCCACGACCGCTCGCGCCAGGGCCTGATCCGCCGCATGGTCTCCAACGCCATCGCCGGCGTCAGCACGGGCTTCACGCGGACGCTCGAGATCACCGGCGTCGGCTACCGCGCCGACGCGCGCGGCACCGATCTCCACCTGACTCTCGGCTACTCGCACCCGATCGTCTATCAGCTGCCGCCCGGCGTGAAGGCCAGCGTGGAGAAGATGACGTCGATCACGGTGTCGGGGGCCAACCGCCAGCTCGTCGGCGAAGTGGCGGCGGGGATTCGAAAGCTGCGTCCGCCCGAGCCGTACAAGGGCAAGGGCGTGCGTTACGGCAACGAGACCATCCAGCGCAAGGCCGGCAAGGCCGGCGCGGCCGGCAAGTAG
- the secY gene encoding preprotein translocase subunit SecY produces MYTGFQNLPRIPELRRRLGFTLAMLAVYRLGVAVPTPGINGDALAEYFRQASASVFGMVNLFSGGALERFSIFALGIMPYISASIILQLMTMVVPYLERLSKEGEQGRRRITQYTRYGTVVLAFVQGFFISLGLEAIPAPGGGSVVYEAGWNFRLMSMITLTSGTVFIMWLGEQISERGIGNGISLIIFAGIVASFPSAVAQTFEYMRQGEIGPLVMAVLVALMVVVIGFIIFVERGQRRIPVQYAKRVVGRRLMSAQATHLPLKINMAGVIPPIFASSLLIFPGTIAQFVQQPVFQQAADMLAPNSMVYNVIYVAAIIFFAYFYTAVTFDPNNVAENLQKAGGFIPGIRPGKRTAEYIDHILTRLTLSGALYISAVCVLPAVLIAQFNVPFFFGGTALLIVIGVAIDTVAQMQAHLIQRSYEGFMKKGKLRGRR; encoded by the coding sequence GTGTACACCGGCTTCCAGAACCTGCCGCGCATCCCGGAGCTGCGCCGCCGTCTCGGCTTCACGCTGGCGATGCTGGCCGTCTATCGCCTCGGCGTCGCCGTGCCCACGCCGGGCATCAACGGCGATGCGCTGGCCGAGTACTTCCGGCAGGCCTCCGCCAGCGTCTTCGGGATGGTCAACCTGTTCTCGGGCGGCGCGCTCGAGCGCTTCTCGATCTTCGCGCTCGGGATCATGCCGTACATATCGGCCTCCATCATCCTGCAGCTGATGACGATGGTGGTGCCGTACCTGGAGCGGCTGTCGAAGGAAGGCGAGCAGGGACGGCGCCGAATCACGCAGTACACGCGCTACGGCACGGTGGTGCTGGCGTTCGTGCAGGGCTTCTTCATCTCGCTCGGACTGGAAGCGATCCCGGCGCCCGGCGGCGGCTCGGTCGTCTACGAGGCGGGCTGGAATTTCCGCCTGATGTCGATGATCACGCTGACCTCGGGCACCGTGTTCATCATGTGGCTCGGCGAGCAGATCTCCGAGCGCGGCATCGGCAACGGCATCAGCCTGATCATCTTCGCCGGCATCGTGGCCAGCTTCCCCTCGGCCGTGGCGCAGACCTTCGAGTACATGCGCCAGGGCGAGATCGGCCCCCTGGTCATGGCCGTGCTGGTCGCGCTGATGGTGGTGGTGATCGGCTTCATCATCTTCGTCGAGCGCGGGCAGCGGCGGATTCCGGTGCAGTACGCCAAGCGGGTGGTGGGACGGCGGCTGATGAGCGCGCAGGCCACGCACCTGCCGCTGAAGATCAACATGGCCGGGGTGATCCCGCCGATCTTCGCCTCCTCGCTGCTGATCTTCCCCGGCACCATCGCCCAGTTCGTGCAGCAGCCGGTCTTCCAGCAGGCGGCCGACATGCTGGCGCCGAACTCGATGGTCTACAACGTCATCTACGTGGCGGCCATCATCTTCTTCGCCTACTTCTACACGGCCGTCACCTTCGACCCGAACAACGTGGCCGAGAACCTCCAGAAGGCCGGCGGCTTCATCCCCGGCATTCGTCCGGGCAAGCGCACGGCGGAGTACATCGACCACATCCTGACGCGGCTGACGCTGAGTGGAGCCCTGTACATCTCGGCCGTCTGTGTCCTTCCGGCAGTGCTGATCGCGCAGTTCAACGTCCCGTTCTTCTTCGGCGGAACCGCGCTCCTGATCGTCATCGGTGTGGCCATCGACACGGTGGCGCAGATGCAGGCGCATCTGATCCAGCGCAGCTACGAAGGCTTCATGAAGAAAGGGAAGCTCAGGGGGCGCAGGTAA
- the rpmC gene encoding 50S ribosomal protein L29 encodes MLPTEVRKLSEAELGKRVQELREKVARLTMKRNARRLDKPSELIAARRDLARMLTIAGEKRRSAVKGVK; translated from the coding sequence ATGCTGCCCACTGAAGTTCGCAAGCTGTCCGAAGCCGAGCTCGGCAAGCGCGTCCAGGAGCTGCGCGAGAAGGTCGCGCGCCTGACCATGAAGCGCAACGCGCGCCGGCTCGACAAGCCCTCCGAGCTGATTGCCGCGCGCCGTGATCTGGCGCGCATGCTGACGATCGCCGGCGAGAAGCGCCGTAGCGCCGTCAAGGGAGTGAAGTGA
- the rplP gene encoding 50S ribosomal protein L16 encodes MLQPKKTKFRKMQKMKGRERGLAHTGNQLSFGDYGLMATDWGRLTARQIEAARIAITRHIKRGGRVWIRIFPDLPITKKPAEVRMGKGKGSPEAWVCPVQPGRMLFEMEGVEPEIAKQAMRLAAHKLPISTRFCAREEAGHAAH; translated from the coding sequence ATGCTGCAGCCCAAGAAGACCAAGTTCCGCAAGATGCAGAAGATGAAGGGCCGCGAGCGCGGGCTTGCCCACACCGGCAACCAGCTCAGCTTCGGCGACTACGGGCTGATGGCCACGGACTGGGGACGCCTGACGGCGCGCCAGATCGAGGCCGCCCGTATCGCCATCACGCGCCACATCAAGCGCGGCGGCCGCGTCTGGATCCGCATCTTCCCCGACCTGCCCATCACCAAGAAGCCGGCGGAAGTCCGCATGGGCAAAGGCAAGGGATCGCCCGAGGCCTGGGTCTGCCCGGTGCAGCCCGGCCGCATGTTGTTCGAGATGGAAGGCGTCGAGCCGGAGATCGCCAAGCAGGCGATGCGCCTGGCGGCGCACAAGCTGCCGATCTCCACGCGCTTCTGCGCCAGAGAGGAAGCCGGTCATGCTGCCCACTGA
- a CDS encoding adenylate kinase has product MRIALVGPPGSGKGTQGELLGHKLSVPHISSGDLLREATRSGTPWGSKAKDYMDRGQLVPDELVLELIKERVSRSDCRGGFLLDGFPRNPDQALALGRVLNGAGLDHVIAIEVAEQSIVERLSGRRTCRGCGRLYHVTFNPPRRAGRCNVCSSELYVRDDDREDTVRERLQVYRRQTEPLMGFYADAGLLRRVDGSGSPEQVTTRILAIVGAGR; this is encoded by the coding sequence ATGCGGATCGCGCTGGTCGGACCACCGGGTTCCGGCAAAGGGACGCAGGGAGAGTTGCTCGGACACAAGCTGTCCGTTCCGCACATCTCTTCCGGCGACCTTCTGCGCGAGGCGACGCGTTCGGGAACTCCCTGGGGAAGCAAGGCCAAGGATTACATGGATCGGGGTCAACTTGTGCCGGATGAGCTGGTTCTGGAGCTCATCAAGGAGCGCGTGTCGCGCAGCGACTGCCGGGGCGGATTCCTGCTCGACGGCTTTCCGCGCAATCCCGATCAGGCGCTCGCGCTTGGGCGCGTGCTCAACGGTGCGGGCCTGGATCACGTGATCGCCATCGAGGTCGCCGAGCAGTCGATCGTCGAGCGTCTGTCGGGGCGCCGCACCTGCCGCGGCTGCGGGCGCCTCTACCACGTGACGTTCAATCCGCCGCGCCGCGCCGGCCGCTGCAACGTGTGCAGCAGCGAGCTGTACGTCCGGGACGACGATCGCGAGGACACGGTGCGCGAGCGGCTGCAGGTGTACCGGCGGCAGACCGAGCCGCTGATGGGGTTTTACGCGGACGCCGGGCTGCTGCGGCGCGTGGACGGCTCGGGAAGTCCCGAGCAGGTCACCACGCGGATCCTGGCCATCGTCGGTGCAGGTCGATGA